The genome window GTCCGCGCGGCCGGCGTTGGCGTACACGCCGTACGCGACCGTCAGCTTCTTCCCGGCGCGCTTGCCGTGGCGGTCGCCGAACGCCGGACCGAACGCGACGCCGTCGATGCCGCTGCAGCCGTAGCGGTGGTCGGGCGTGTTGCCCGTGTCGCCGTCGAAGACGCCGTCGCCGTTCATGTCGGCGGTGAAGTCCTTCACGACCTCCTTGAGGTAGACGGTCGAGACGACACCCGTGGACTGGGCGTCCATATCCATCCGGGTGATGCGGTCGACGTCGAGGATCGCGATGTAGAAGGACTTCGCTTCCTTGTACTCCAGCGAGCCGTAGACCCGGCCGTCCTTCTCGTTGAAGTCCAGATCGCCGAGGTGGCCGGTGAATCCGGTGACCGAGCCGACCGGGTTGCCCTTGAGGTCGGTCTTGACCAGCAGGTTGGTCATCGAGAAGTACATGAAGCCCTTGCGGCGGTCGATGGCCATGCCCTGGACATGGCCGGACTGCCAGGCGCCGCCGTCGACCGACAGCGGCAGCTTGCCGTGTGCGGCCGGGGCCGGGGTCGATGCCGGTTCCGCGAGCGCCGTCGACGCCGTGGCGACAACTGCCGTACAGGCGAACGCTGCGACGATCGTGGCCAGCAGCCCGCTGAGGTGTCCCGTGTGCGTACGCATGATCCCTCCGCTGTCGTGGAGTCCGGATGATGCCGGTCGGGCGTGCACTGCGGACCAATGGCACATGAACGCGCGAGTCCGGCAGCCGTCGACCGGACTACCAGTTGACGACCGGTCAGCACAACGGGACACAAAGGGAATACGGGCTTTATGCGGCGATGGGAGGACCTGGGCAACAGCTCCGCGTGTCAGTCGCCCACCGGGCGGCCGTCCTCCAGCTCCACCGCGCCACCACCGGATTCGAGCACGTCCAGCGCCGCCTTCACGCGCAGCGCGAGAGCCCCGAGCAGATAGTTGTCGATCTCCTCGCGCTCGACCAGTTTCCAGGACAGGAGCTCCTCCTCCTGGAGCCGGATGGCCTGAAACCGGGCCTCGTCCAGCACTCCGCCGTCGTACAGATAGGCGGCGATCGGCGGCCGCTGCGGGCCGCGTGCCCAGTCGATGGCGAGCAGCCGTCCCGGTTGAAGATCGAGACCGATCTCTTCGGCCGTCTCGCGCCGCGCGGCCTGCCGCGGACTCTCGCCGTCGTCGGACTCGACCGTTCCGCCGGGCAGGGCCCAGCCGTCCCGGTAGTTCGGCTCGACGATCAGTACCCGCCCCCGGTCGTCCCGGAACACGGTGGCCGCGGCGGCCAGCACCCGGGGAAGCCCCGCGATGTAGGAGGTGTAGTCAGTGGTGGTCACGCGGGCAGCGTAGTAGCAGGGGCACAAGCGGAGCGACGACGGCTCTGGGCAGCGGGTATCCGCTGCGGATAAGGTCGGGGACGGCGCGACTGCCTGTTCGAAAGCAAGGGATGCAAGGTGGCGGACGGAGCAGTGATGGAGACGGCACGCGTGCTCGTCGCGGCGGACAAGTTCAAGGGCTCGCTCACGGCCGTACAGGTCGCGGAGCGAGTGACGGCCGGGCTGCGGCGGGTCGTCCCCGAGGTGCGGGTCGAGACCCTGCCCGTGGCGGACGGCGGCGACGGCACGGTGGCGGCGGCGGTGGCCGCGGGATTCGAGCGCCGCGAGGCGCGGGTGACCGGGCCGCTCGGGGAACCGGTTACCGCGGCGTACGCGCTGCGCGGCACCACGGCGGTGGTGGAGATGGCCGAGGCCTCGGGCCTCCAGCACCTGCCCGCAGGGGTGTTCGCCCCGCTCACGGCCACGACCTACGGCTCCGGCGAGTTGCTCGCCGCCGCGCTCGACGCGGGTGCCCGGACGATCGTGTTCGGCGTCGGCGGCAGCGCGACCACGGACGGCGGCGCGGGCATGCTGGCCGCGCTCGGCGCCCGCTTCCTGGACGCGGACGGCAAGCCCGTCGGCCCCGGTGGCGGCGGCCTCGCCGAGCTGGCGGAGGCGGACCTGTCCGGACTCGATCCGCGACTGGCCGAGGTGGACCTGATCCTCGCCAGCGACGTGGACAACCCGCTGACCGGCCCGAAGGGCGCCCCCGAGGTCTACGGCAGGCAGAAAGGCGCGACCGAACAGGACGTCGCGACCCTCGACGCGGCGCTCACCCACTACGCGTCCCTGCTCGGCCCGGAACACGCCGCGCTGCCCGGAGCGGGAGCGGCGGGCGGCATCGGCTACGGGGCGCTGGTCGCCCTCGGGGCCCGGTTCCGCCCCGGCATCGAGATCATGCTCGACGTCCTCGGCTTCGCCCCGGCGCTGGCGCGCGCCACCCTGGTGATCACCGGGGAGGGCTCGCTCGACGAGCAGACCCTGCACGGCAAGGCCCCGGCCGGAGTGGCGGCGGCGGCCCGCGCCGCGGGGATCGAGGTCGTGGCTGTCTGCGGCCGGCTGGCCCTGTCGCCGGAGGCCCTGACCGCGGCGGGCATCAGCCGCGCGTACGCCCTCGCGGACCTGGAACCGGACCCCGCGGTCTCCATGGCCCAGGCGGGACCGCTGCTGGAACGGGCATCCGAGGCGCTCGCCCGCGACTTCCTGCTGTAGCCCGCCGTGCCGGGCTACATGGCGATCAAGCCCGTCCGGCGATTGAGGACACAACGAGGGATCGGGGGTCCGCCCCCGGTCCGGGAAGGGGTGGGCAGGGGACGGCTCCGCGCAGCGGAACCCACCCCTGCCCGCCCCCGGTCACTCCGGTCATCCCGGCCACCCCATGGAGGGCGCCGTGTCCTGACCGTCACCCGCGTCCCGACCGTCACCCGCGGCACCCGGGTCCCGACCGCCACCCGGGCCGCCCGTGCCCGACTCCGCGGTGGCCCCGTCGCCCAGCAGATCGGCCAGGCACCGGAGTTCGGAAGGCAGGTCCCGGCGCCAGGCCATCGTCACGAACGGCGCGAGAATGATCATGCCGCCGTCCAGATGGGGCTTGACCGAAACGGTGACGGTCGTGCCCTGCCGGCTCGGACTCAGCCGGAACTCCAGCTCCGGCGAGTGGCGGCCCAGTGGCGTCCACATGCCCGCACCGCGGAAGGCCAGGTACTCGACGGGTGTGCTCGCGGTGCACCGGAGGCGGTGCGCCCGTCGTCTGCCCGGAAACTTGCAGGTGTACTCGTCACCCAGCTCGGTGGCGATCGGGCCCTCGATCACCCGGTCTATGCTCGAGGACCACTCGGCCAGGTTCCGCGGATCCCGGAGGAACGAGAATATCTCGTCGGCGGGGCGGGACACATGGACATTCGCAGACACATGGGGCATGGCTCCACCTCTTACGGCGCCCGTCCGCCCGAGTTTCGGCGTCCGGTTGCCCTCGTCGCGGTGCCGTCGCCCCTCAGCCTGCTTCGGACGGCAGGTTCTCGCACCCGTCGCAGGGCCGATGGAGTGACTCATAGGTCCTGTCGTGTCACCTTCTCGGAGAGTTGCACACAGAGCCGCTTGATTTCGCGGTAGGTGCTGTTCCGCTCGGTGACGACCGCCGCCAGCAGCAGGGAGGTGAGCGCGATGGATCCGTTGAAGGCCTGGAGAGTGATCATGTTGGTGAGCAGGCCGTGGTGGGCGAAGGGGCCGGTCATCCGACCGGCGGCGAGGATCGCGAGCGTGGACACGCCCAGCGCGCAGCACGCGGCACCGGCGCGCTCGAAGCGGAAGGCGGCCCAGATCAGGAACGGGAACACGAGAAAGAGCAGCGAAGCACCGGCGGCGTCGGTCACCAGCACGGTGACGGCCGCGGTGCACACCCCCAGCGCGGCGGCCTCCGCCCACCTGGCCGGGCCGACGTCGTGCGGCCGGCGGGCTCTGCGCAGGACGAGCAGGAACGGTGTCACGACCATGACGCCCATGGCGTCGCCCGTCCACCAGACCGACCAGGTAGGCCAGAAGTCGGGGGCCCGGATCGCGCCCGCGAGGGCCAGGATGCCGGTGCCCACGGTCGCGCTGATCAACATGCCTGACAGCGCGCCCAGGAAGACGAGCGCCAGCGCGTCCCGCAGCCGGTCGAGCTCGTTGCGGAATTCCGCACGCCGCAGGAGCAGGTAGGAACAGATCGGGGCGACCGTGTTCCCGGCGGCGATGACCAGCACGGGCAGAATGGAAGGCCCGATGGTGATGTTGGCCGCGAGGGCGCCGAGAGCGATTCCGGGCCAGATGCGCACACCGAACACGAGCAGCGCCGCGACCGCGATCCCGGTCGGCGGCCACAGCGGGGTGACCTGACCGCGTACCAGTTGCTGGAGCAGACCCAGGCGGGCCGTCGCGTAGTAACAGACGGCCACCGCGAGGACCGTCAGGAGCTTGGCCGTCTGCTGCCGGAGCCGTGCGCTGTCCACCACAGCAGCATCAGACACCACGCCACTGCGTGCCGCCGGGGCGGGCGCGCCGACATCGCGCCGATGAGGGCGGCGAACGGGGTACGTTCCGGCCCCCGCGCCGATGGTGCCCGCACCCGCGTCACCGCTACCCGCACCCGCGCCCGCTTCACCGGCATCCGCGCCGCCCGCCACACCGCACGGACCGCGTCCCGCCCCGTCCCCTCAGGCCGCTCCCGGCACACCGTCGAAGCGGACGACGAGCACGGCGGCGTCGTCCTCGTGGCCGGTCAGGTCCGCCACCTCGATGACCCGCGCGGCCAATTCGCCGGGATCGGCTCCGTGCGCCGCGCCGACCACCTCCGACACCGCGGCGAGCCCCTCGTCGATCGGGTACGACGGCCCTTCCACGACCCCGTCGGTCACCAGGACCAGGTACCCGGGCTGCTCCAGCCGACGACGGGTCACGGGGTACCGCTGGTCGCGCAGGATGCCCAGGGGCACCCCGCCGGCGTCGAGGAAGATGCCGGAGCCGCCGTCATCGGTGCCCCAGACGATCGGTACGTGTCCGGCCCGTGCCACGGACAGCTCGCCGCTCTCCGGTGCGACGCTCAGCAGGCAGCAGGTCGTGAACAGGTCGCCGCCCAGCGAGATCAGCAGATCGTTGGCGCAGGCCAGCACCTTGCCGGGGTCGACCGTGATGCTGGCGAGCGCCCTGAGGCTGGCGCGGGCCTCACCCATGAAGGCGGCGGCCTCCACCCCGTGCCCCTGCACATCGCCGATGGCGATCCCCGCCGCCCCGTCCCGCATCGTGAACGCGTCGTAGAAGTCGCCGCCGACGGCCAGGCCGTCCTGCGAGGGTGCGTACCGGGCCCCGATCCGGAGGCCAGGGAAGTCGGGCAGCCCGGTGGGGAGCATGTGCCGCTGCAGGGCCAGACCGAGCTCGGCTCGGGCACGCTGGAGCCTGATGTTCTCCAGGGCCTGATCGACAAGGCGCCCGAGGGTGAGAAGAAGCTCCTGGGCGTTGTCCGGTTCCCTGCGGTGTCGGTGCATGGCGTCCCTGGGCGGTCCGATGCGCCCCTCCTGAAACCTTAGCCTCCCGCCGCCGTCCGCAGGGGGGCCGTGGCAGGAGTACGGAGGGCCGTGGCAGGCGGTCGGCCGCCGGGGCCGCCGGTGTGCTCGTCCTGGTGGGCTTCGGCCGGTACGAGAACCGGATCGAGCATCCCCTCCTGCCGATGCGGCTGTTCCGTATCCGGGCGCTGGCCGTCGGCACCGTCATCACCGCACTCAACTTCTTCGTGATGCTCTACCTCCAGAACCGGGGCGGGCGTCCCCGCGGGTGTCGCGGCCGGCTGGAGCAGGCCGGGGATGCGGTGACCATGGGCATCGCCCCCGTCTCACCCGACATGCCCGCCGGGCTCCGGGCGGCGGTCGCGGAGGGGAGCGGCCAGGCATTCATGAACGGGGTGCACACCGCCGTGCTCGTCACCGGCGTCCTCTGCCTGCTGGGAGCCGTCCTCGCGGTGGCCGGACTCCGTGGCACCTCCCGGGGAGCACAGCACCGAGAGGTGTGGTCGGTGCCCGCGAGGGCGGGCGCCGACCACGCGGGGCGGCTACTGGATGAACCGGGGGAGCCACCTGGCCCGGTACCCGGGGTGGCCGGCGTGTTCCGCGGCCAGCTGCCGTACGGCGAATCCCAGCCCCACGGCCCGGCCGGACCGGAAGTCGGACTCGGGCCGGTCGGTGTCCAGGTCGGCTACCTCCGCGTACTCGTCGAGGAGCACCCTGTTCGTCTCGACGCGGCGCAGCGTGCGCGCGGGGTCCTGGAAGGCGATGTGCTGGTCGAAACCGAGATTCCGCACGCTGAACGCGATGCCCCCGGACCGGTCGTGGACTTCACCGGGGACATCGGCCGGACACCGCCAGCTGTCGCCGCCCGCCGCCTGCGCGATGCGTTCCTCCTCGGCGAGGCGTGCCCGAACGAAGTCGATCATGTCGGAGTTGTCTGTCATCGGGGTTCCGAGTCCTTCATCATCATGGCCTGCTTCCCGGGGACCGCGCCCACCGCGGAACGGACGCCCCGCTCGAACTCCCAGGGGGCCCCAACATACTGTGCCCATGCTTCCGATCACCTCGGGCTGAGCCGACACCGGACACACGCCCGTCCAACGCCGTTACCCGATCGGCGAGTTGGCCAGGGACGGTGGACCCTGGTCCGGGCACGGCGGTCTGTGGCACGATCCCTTTCGAGAGGGACCGGCGCACGGTTGTTCGGCACGCGTACGCCGGCCGGGAGCCGGCCGTGGACGCAATCCAGGTCACGTCCACAGAGGGCGCTGTCTCATGGACCGGGCTGAGGAGCACCCAGTGTCGTGGACCGTACCGGAGCAGATCAAGCTCACCATGGTGCATCAGATGGAGATCAGACAGGAGCCCGGCCTCACGCGCAGCAACACGCGGGAGACCACGTGCGTGGTACGACGCCCCGACCACGGCGAGCTGCGGGCCGCCCTGAAGTGCGGGCGGTGCGGCCGGGAGGGCGTGTTCGTCATCCAGGACCTGGAGACGACCAAGCGCCTCCGCCGTGGCCCGGTGGCGCGCTCCCTGGTCGCGGCCGTTGTCCTGCTGGGCGTGGTCGCGGCCCTGTGGATCATCGGCTTCGCCGACGGCAACATCCTGTTCCAGGTCCTGGCGATACCCGCCTCGCTGTTGTTCCTGCCGATAGGGATCTATCTGGCGTGCAGCCCCAGCGGGAACATCGGTGTCCGGCCGCCCGAATCGGTCCACTTCAGCACGGACACCGTGCGGGAGGGGCTCAGCTACGTCACGCGGAACAGCCGCCGGGGCGAGGGACTCGCCTGCAGCGGGTACGCGAAACCCGCCAACTGAGACAGAGCCCCGTGCACTGGGACGGAGCCCCGTGCGGCGGGACCTCGCGGGGCGGCTGCCCGAGCTCCCACCGCATGCGGAAGGCCCCGGGTGCTGGGGAGCACCCGGGGCCTTCCGCATCTGTCTTGCGTGCCGCTACGGCAGCTGTGCCGTCCGTGCCTCACGCCGGTTGTCGCGGAAGGTGTTCACCCGCCGAGCGGTCGCGAAGAGCGGGATGACCGCGCCGAGGACCACCTGGAGCGCACAGCCGGTCTGGAGGAGCAGCTGACCGCCGGGGGCGTCGAACGCCCACGCGGCGAGGAGCCCCATCGCGGCCACGATCCAGCTGAGCATCGCCACCGCGAGGACGCCCCGCGGCTTCGGGTACTCGACCCGGCTGACCATCAGCCACGCCACCCCGACGATCGCGAGCAGCGTCGGCACGAAGGGCAGCTCCAGGAGCACGATCGAGACGACCGTGAGCGCTCCGAAGGGGCTCGGCATGCCCTGGAACATGCCGTCCTTCATGGTCACGCACGAGAATCTCGCAAGCCTGAGCACCACCGCCAGCAGCACCACGATCGCCGCCAGCGCCGACACCCTCTGGTGCGCGTCGTCCGCGACCATGCCGTACACCAGGACGAAGTACGCCGGGGCGAGCCCGAAGCTGATCAGGTCCGAGAGGTTGTCCAGCTCGGCACCCATCGGCGAGGAGCGCAGCTTGCGCGCCACGAGCCCGTCGAAGAGATCGAAGACCGCCGCCAGGAGCATCAGGATCACGGCGGTGGCCGCGGAGTGCCGGGCCATGCCGCTCTCGTCGCTGCCCGTGAGGTGCGGGATGAGGATTCCGGTGGTGGTGAAGTACACCGCCATGAAACCGCACGTGGCGTTACCGAGAGTGAGGGTGTCCGCTATCGACAGCCGCAGAGAGAGCGGCATGTCCTCGCCGGCGTCCTCCTCGGACTCCGACTCGGGCACCCAGCCGGCCTGTGTATCAGGATCAATCACGGTCAATTCGAGTCACCCCCGCGGTGGTGGCCTGGCCGACCTCGACCGCGACATCGACACCTTCCGGAAGGTAGATGTCGACCCGCGAGCCGAAGCGGATCAGACCGATGCGCTCGCCCTGTTCCACCTTCGTGCCCTGCGGGATGTACGGGACGATGCGCCGGGCGACCGCACCCGCGATCTGCACCATCTCGATGTCGCCGAGCTCGGTGTCGAAGTGCCAGACAACGCGCTCGTTGTTCTCGCTCTCCTTGTTGAACGCCGGAACGAACCCGCCGGGGATGTGCTCGACCGACGTCACCGTGCCGGCCAGGGGCGCACGGTTGACGTGGACATTCAGCGGGCTCATGAAGATCGCGACGCGGGTGCGCCCGTCCTTCCACGGCATGATGCTCTGCACCACGCCGTCGGCCGGCGAAATGACCCGGCCCTGGGTGATCTCGCGCTCGGGGTCGCGGAAGAACCACAGCATGCCCGCCGCGAGCGCGGTGGTAGGCACGGCGACCGCGGCCCAGCGTCCGGACTTGCGGGCCCGGGTGAGGCTGAGCGCCGCGGTGGCGACGGTCGGGAGGAGCCACGGCGAAGCTCCGCGCGCAAGGCGGACCCCGCCGCGTGGTGCAGAGGTTTGGCTGTCGGGCATGGATGACCTTCGTAGCGGATGATGCCGCGCTGGCAACGGGGGACGGCGGCTTTTCCGGCGATGTTATCGGTTGCGAGCAACAACTGGGCAAGCCAGCAGCCGAGTCGGACGGCTGGAAGGCACCGGCCGAGGATGACAGGGTGTGATCTTCTTCGCGGCTAAATCGCCGCGAAAGGGACAATCACCCCTGGAACCGGTACTCCTCGAGGAGTCGGCGCCCGATGATCATTTTCTGGATCTCGGCGGTACCTTCGCCGATGAGCAGCATCGGGGCCTCCCGGTAGAGGCGCTCGATCTCGTACTCCTTGGAGAAGCCGTAACCGCCGTGGATGCGGAAGGCGTCCTCGACGACTTCCTTGCAGTACTCGGAGGCGAGGTACTTCGCCATCCCTGCCTCCAGGTCGTTTCGTTCCCCGGAGTCCTTTTTGCGCGCTGCATTTACCATCATCGCATGGGCGGCTTCGACCTTGGTGGCCATTTCGGCCAGCTTGAACTGGATCGCCTGGTGCTGGGCGATCGGCTTTCCGAAGGTCTGGCGCTGCTGGGCGTAGGAAACGCCCAACTCGAATGCACGCTGTGCGACGCCACAGCCACGCGCGGCCACATTCACCCGGCCGACCTCGACTCCGTCCATCATTTGGTAAAACCCTCGACCGGTGGTGCCCCCCAGCACCCGATTGGCCGGAATTCGTAGCCCATCCATGATGAGTTCGGTCGTGTCGACGCCCTTGTAACCCATTTTGTCGATCTTGCCGGGAATGGTGAGACCGGGCCGGACCTCACCGAAACCGGGTTCCTTCTCCACCAGGAATGTGGTCATCGACTTGTGCGGGGCGGTCCCCTCGGGGTGGCCTTCGTCACTCCGGCACAGAACGGCGACGAGCGAGGACGTGCCACCGTTCGTCAGCCACATCTTCTGGCCGTCGAGGACGTACTCCTCGCCGTCCCTGACACCCTTGGAGGTGATTGCCGAGACGTCCGAGCCCAGCGCCGGCTCGGACATCGAGAACGCGCCCCGGACCTCGCCCAGCGCCATGCGCGGCAGGAACGTGTCCTTCTGCTCCTGGGTGCCGTGCTGCTTCAGCATGTACGCCACGATGAAGTGAGTGTTGATGATTCCCGACACGCTCATCCAGCCGCGGGCGATTTCCTCCACGCACAGCGCGTATGTGAGAAGCGACTCACCCAGACCCCCGTACTCCTCGGGGATCGTCAG of Streptomyces sp. NBC_01363 contains these proteins:
- a CDS encoding phosphatidylserine decarboxylase, with the protein product MPDSQTSAPRGGVRLARGASPWLLPTVATAALSLTRARKSGRWAAVAVPTTALAAGMLWFFRDPEREITQGRVISPADGVVQSIMPWKDGRTRVAIFMSPLNVHVNRAPLAGTVTSVEHIPGGFVPAFNKESENNERVVWHFDTELGDIEMVQIAGAVARRIVPYIPQGTKVEQGERIGLIRFGSRVDIYLPEGVDVAVEVGQATTAGVTRIDRD
- a CDS encoding DUF6221 family protein codes for the protein MTDNSDMIDFVRARLAEEERIAQAAGGDSWRCPADVPGEVHDRSGGIAFSVRNLGFDQHIAFQDPARTLRRVETNRVLLDEYAEVADLDTDRPESDFRSGRAVGLGFAVRQLAAEHAGHPGYRARWLPRFIQ
- a CDS encoding NUDIX hydrolase, which translates into the protein MTTTDYTSYIAGLPRVLAAAATVFRDDRGRVLIVEPNYRDGWALPGGTVESDDGESPRQAARRETAEEIGLDLQPGRLLAIDWARGPQRPPIAAYLYDGGVLDEARFQAIRLQEEELLSWKLVEREEIDNYLLGALALRVKAALDVLESGGGAVELEDGRPVGD
- the pssA gene encoding CDP-diacylglycerol--serine O-phosphatidyltransferase; translation: MTVIDPDTQAGWVPESESEEDAGEDMPLSLRLSIADTLTLGNATCGFMAVYFTTTGILIPHLTGSDESGMARHSAATAVILMLLAAVFDLFDGLVARKLRSSPMGAELDNLSDLISFGLAPAYFVLVYGMVADDAHQRVSALAAIVVLLAVVLRLARFSCVTMKDGMFQGMPSPFGALTVVSIVLLELPFVPTLLAIVGVAWLMVSRVEYPKPRGVLAVAMLSWIVAAMGLLAAWAFDAPGGQLLLQTGCALQVVLGAVIPLFATARRVNTFRDNRREARTAQLP
- a CDS encoding glycerate kinase — its product is METARVLVAADKFKGSLTAVQVAERVTAGLRRVVPEVRVETLPVADGGDGTVAAAVAAGFERREARVTGPLGEPVTAAYALRGTTAVVEMAEASGLQHLPAGVFAPLTATTYGSGELLAAALDAGARTIVFGVGGSATTDGGAGMLAALGARFLDADGKPVGPGGGGLAELAEADLSGLDPRLAEVDLILASDVDNPLTGPKGAPEVYGRQKGATEQDVATLDAALTHYASLLGPEHAALPGAGAAGGIGYGALVALGARFRPGIEIMLDVLGFAPALARATLVITGEGSLDEQTLHGKAPAGVAAAARAAGIEVVAVCGRLALSPEALTAAGISRAYALADLEPDPAVSMAQAGPLLERASEALARDFLL
- a CDS encoding SRPBCC family protein, whose product is MPHVSANVHVSRPADEIFSFLRDPRNLAEWSSSIDRVIEGPIATELGDEYTCKFPGRRRAHRLRCTASTPVEYLAFRGAGMWTPLGRHSPELEFRLSPSRQGTTVTVSVKPHLDGGMIILAPFVTMAWRRDLPSELRCLADLLGDGATAESGTGGPGGGRDPGAAGDGRDAGDGQDTAPSMGWPG
- a CDS encoding acyl-CoA dehydrogenase family protein — encoded protein: MTRLAQTAGLNDVQQEILSTVRDFVDKEIIPVATGLEHRDEYPTEIVEGLKELGLFGLTIPEEYGGLGESLLTYALCVEEIARGWMSVSGIINTHFIVAYMLKQHGTQEQKDTFLPRMALGEVRGAFSMSEPALGSDVSAITSKGVRDGEEYVLDGQKMWLTNGGTSSLVAVLCRSDEGHPEGTAPHKSMTTFLVEKEPGFGEVRPGLTIPGKIDKMGYKGVDTTELIMDGLRIPANRVLGGTTGRGFYQMMDGVEVGRVNVAARGCGVAQRAFELGVSYAQQRQTFGKPIAQHQAIQFKLAEMATKVEAAHAMMVNAARKKDSGERNDLEAGMAKYLASEYCKEVVEDAFRIHGGYGFSKEYEIERLYREAPMLLIGEGTAEIQKMIIGRRLLEEYRFQG
- a CDS encoding PP2C family protein-serine/threonine phosphatase — translated: MHRHRREPDNAQELLLTLGRLVDQALENIRLQRARAELGLALQRHMLPTGLPDFPGLRIGARYAPSQDGLAVGGDFYDAFTMRDGAAGIAIGDVQGHGVEAAAFMGEARASLRALASITVDPGKVLACANDLLISLGGDLFTTCCLLSVAPESGELSVARAGHVPIVWGTDDGGSGIFLDAGGVPLGILRDQRYPVTRRRLEQPGYLVLVTDGVVEGPSYPIDEGLAAVSEVVGAAHGADPGELAARVIEVADLTGHEDDAAVLVVRFDGVPGAA
- a CDS encoding MASE1 domain-containing protein, encoding MDSARLRQQTAKLLTVLAVAVCYYATARLGLLQQLVRGQVTPLWPPTGIAVAALLVFGVRIWPGIALGALAANITIGPSILPVLVIAAGNTVAPICSYLLLRRAEFRNELDRLRDALALVFLGALSGMLISATVGTGILALAGAIRAPDFWPTWSVWWTGDAMGVMVVTPFLLVLRRARRPHDVGPARWAEAAALGVCTAAVTVLVTDAAGASLLFLVFPFLIWAAFRFERAGAACCALGVSTLAILAAGRMTGPFAHHGLLTNMITLQAFNGSIALTSLLLAAVVTERNSTYREIKRLCVQLSEKVTRQDL